A window of Limanda limanda chromosome 4, fLimLim1.1, whole genome shotgun sequence genomic DNA:
TCAGAAGTCAAAGATGAGACATCAGGTCTTATTTGCTCTGCGGGACAGAAAACCCTGAGTGAGCAGAGTTTTAGTGCTGATAAGTAAGAAAGAAAATCCATATTTGTGGCAAGTTAAATTAAGTGAATCCTTTGTCTTCCATGTGGTCAGATCTTCATTCAAGTTAAAGAATATGAACAATCACAAGCTATTGGAACTaataacacacagatacaaacaatTATCCATATTGGTCACATCATTCCAACActgatttaaaatacaaataatgaaaGTGACTTTTCTATGGAGGACTGGTGAGATGAGACAGGGGGAGGAGCTGTAGAGTCAGTGGAGACACTTACCCAGAGGGTGGTTGGACAGAGCAGGGACAGAGGCTGCAGACAGGGTGAGTCCTCTGGCTGTCTCGCTGTCACCGCCCGGCTGAGCCAGGAATCGAACCTCCTGAGGACAAGGCCTCTGGGGAACAGAGTTTAaacctggaggagacagaggacagcaGGATGGAGGGGGTTGGACTTTCACTACAAGGTGGAATTAGCTGTAGTATACCTCAGTGTCACATACGTCACTAACATTCATTTGGAATAACATATTTCGGAATGTGTTCTAAGATTTAGAAACCTGTTCTCGCATTTTGAAATGTGGTCAAGCATTCAGGAACGTGTCCTAGGGTTTAGGAACCTGTTCTCGCATTTTGAAATGTGGTCAAGCATTCAGGAACGTGTCCTAGCGTTTAGGAACCTGTTCTCGCATTTTGAAATGTGGTCAAGCATTCAGGAACGTGTCCTAGCGTTTAGGAACCTGTTCTCGCATTTTGAAATGTGGTCAAGCATTCAGGAACGTGTCCTAGCGTTTAGGAACCTGTTCTCTCATTTGGGAACGTGTACTTACATTTAAGAACCTGTCCTCTCATTTAAGAACCTGTCCTCACATTTAGGAACAAGTTCTCTCAGTTAGAAACATGTTCTCACGTTTAGAAACCTGCTCTCACATCATGGAACGTGTTCTCGTCACCTTTAAGAAGACTTGTCTCGATGTTGTCCCGGACGAGTTTCCAGTGAACACCGGAAGGTTTGTAGACACAGAACAAACCCTCCAACCTGCGGAACATGCGAACAGATGCAGTCGCCATCGTGTTGATACCATCAGGTCGTCACGATGTCAACACTCTTCACTCCCACACACGATTTTTTTTACCCTCTACACTTGCGTGTGACCGGCAGTGTAGGTTTTGACGGCTGCTTGTCCTTACCGCCCCCTGCTGTACTGGAGGtataacaatttaaataaaatacttaaacatgaaaacaagtcaatttacgaaaattaaatttaaaaatattaatttattatgtGCGAATTATTGAGCTGATGGCCGATTATTATTTTGAAGTCAGAGGACTTTAACGTCGATGGAGCAAAAAGCCCACAAGAGGGCAACAGCTGccctgaaactccagagaagaggaagtagaagaagaagagagggaagcggaagtagaagaggaggaggatcacTGTTTACAATCGTAGTGAGACTCAATTAATCTGGTAACGTTTACACTGTTTGTAATAAGAGGTGTAGCCAAGTGAACGAGTGTAACGttagctaacgctagctagcagCAATTCAAAACGTTAAACAACATTGTACGATGGTGGAATTTAAAGATCACAATCAGAACCTGGTACCAATGTTGTTTAACttttttgttctgtgtgtgtgagtgtgagtgtgtgtgtgtgtgtggggggggggggcgtaagAAGTTATCACCAATCAAGACCAACATCAGCTCTGTGGATTCATCCatcctttcattttcattcacttACATTGtggttttcattcattcattctttataTTTACTTATCTACTCAGGCACTTCCACAAACATTGATGCAAACATTGTGATTCGACTGATGCATCTTCGAAGTCAGATTTGccaaaaacaacattattgtTGTCTTTGCGAATAGAAGTGACGTGTTTATTAGAATttagagcagggaagtgaggTTTGGTCAGAAGTGATCACTGGAGACACATGTGGAGTCACATCGTGTaaaaccaggtgtgaactgaggCACTTCCACTGAGAACAAGTTATTTACAACAATTCTCAACATAGACATTAGGAATAATGTTACAAAAACCCCAGTGCAGTGAACGGTGCAGTGAACGGTGAATGTTGAAACACGCCGGTGATGGAACATTAACTGAACACAGGGTTCCCACAGTcttggaaaacctggaaaattCATTGaactgtaaaatgtgtatttccaggcctggaaaagtcctggaaaaaataaaatcccaaaagttttggaaaagtcatggaaatttgttaaattcatatttcatgttgttaattttgctgagttttaaataattcacatgcttttaaagaaatacgctcaaaatataagcgcGCATATGCGTAAGGTATACTGTAAGCCTTGGatttctcattgttagtttaaatactacattttgtcactttttcatatgtacaccgagatttcacaaaatgtttggacctggaaatttggtttaaagttgttgaaaagtcatggaaaataatggaaatccattggtcaaaatgtgtatgaaccctgtgaACAGATGTCCTGATGTTTAGTTTAAACCTGaatctgtctcctctgtgtggTCTCCCCTGTGCAGGTGGGATGCGTGTCCCTCTGAGGTGGCTGCTGTGGGACGTGAAGGACACGCTGCTGAAGGTGCGCTCCTCTGTCGGAGAGCAGTACTGCAGAGAGGCTGAACGAATGGGCTTGAGCCTCAGTcctgtggaggtggaggctgctttCCGTCAGGTGTATCGAGGGTATTCCAGCAGATACCCAAACTACGGCATCACACAGGGCCTGGATGGACAGTCTTGGTGGATGGGGGTCGTGCGGGACactttctcccagtgcagagtGCAGGACCCAGCGCTGCTCAACACTTTGGCTCAAAACCTCTATTACAATTTCTGCAACGCAGAGAACTGGGAGGTAAATGACAGATGACATGATCTGGGAGTCGTTAATGTTTGTATGTATACATTTGTTTAATTAGACATCCTAGATTAAAAAGACAATGTTGTGATTATTGATGGTTATGGTTGGTTACTGATGATTTTTAATGCAGCACTCTCaagtcattttcagacatgaagatATCTAGATCCTATTATTTACAGCACATggaaagctcttgaatctctgTGTTTCCAATTTGGCATCTTCCTCCTGTATTGAACCtttttttatcctgagatatttgtataatTGTAGGAGAATATCCAAAGTTCATTGCACGACGGAAAGCAGCGTCAGAAACGTAGCTACAGACAGATGAAGCAAAAAACATCAACTGATTTGCCTGATGTCCCTTTTTGTTTTAGGTATTCCCAGACTCGAAGAAGGCTCTGGAGAGTTGCTCTTCTCTCGGACTGAAGCTTGGTGTGGTGTCCAACTTTGACTGCCGCTTGGAATCGATTCTACGTGTTTGTGGTCTGCGGTCTTACTTCAGCTTCTTGATAACGTCGGAGGAAGCAGGTGTAGCAAAGCCCAATCCAGTCATCTTTGATCAGGCACTGCAGAAATGTGGTGTGGCAGCTGCGAGTGTAGCTCATGTTGGGGATCACTATGTGAATGATTACCTCTGCCCTCGCTCTGTGGGGATCCATGGGATCCTGTTAGACAGACACAACAAGCAAAACCAACCCGATGTTCCCCCCGAGCATCGGCTCAGCtccctggaggagctgctgtcacGGCTACAGCAGCACATGGATTAATGCCAAACAACCATGTGCTCAAGTGCAAAGCTACTCAGACTAACTGAGGTTCAGTGAGGGAACTCATTGCAGGGATGAATCCATGTGAAGCACTTCGCTGCTTCTCTTTAACTGATGAAAGGCTCCTTTTAGAAATGTACAGTCCAATCCTGAATAATATATAAACTTTATGTACAGTGTGTAATTATCATACaatttattgtaaataaattggcagcaataaatatgtttttttatattgttttgtcaTACTAACacaacatttagaaaaactGGGTGTTTACAAAACATTGTTAGTGCTAAAACTAAATCGATCTTAATACATTAATAGAGACAGATTCATAAAACACTGCAGCAAAAGCACAACAACAAGGATCATGAGGAAActgaaatgtaaagaaaatttaatgcaatgtaaaagaaaactttcattattattaaagacCAATTAAGGCATCAGCTTGGATGATATTAAGTTATCGCAGATGTATTTTCATCATAGTTTATTAGAGGCATCCCTAATAACCAAAGATCATGTATGAAGGTCaatatattgtgtgtgtatgtggttaACCCTTTTTACATCTGGACTTCTGTGTTGTGCACTTGGTGGGGAGCTCCAATAACTTTTCCTATATAGTGACGGTGTCAGGGTTAACTCGGGTACAGAGACTAAGAAAGAGTTCTGTACAAACTGGAAGCGTTGAGTTGGAAAGACAAGCAGGTAGACAggctcattttattttcttgcatATTCAATAGTTCAAGcctcaactttatttattttgacctGTTTTAGTTTGTCTCTGTTGAGTTCCACAACTTATGGAAGTGCAATATAAAGTACTTCTCTGAAGGGGGAGGCTGCAACAATTAGTGAACTAAACCAATCAATTAGTTAAATCAGAAAGTACATCTACTATTTGATGATCACTTCACCGTCTGGATTCATTTTTAACAAAGATGCAACATTTCTTTAGTTGTAGCTTCTCAGATGTGAGGATTTGTTCTAGGCCTCTAAACTAACTACTCGGTGTTTTGCACAGTGctcaaacaaaaccaaagaTCTCATCTTGGAATCCGTGAAACTGATGATATTTTTCCACTAATCTCTTAAGTATTTATAGTCTGAATGAGTTCAGTCAACAGATTCATTGATAATGGAAATAATCATCAGTTCCTGCCGTGAACACGATGCTTCAAAAGGACAGAAACAGTCATGAAACTATGTGATTTTGTGGCTTATTATATGAATTAATTTATTAGTGAAGTATATACAAAATACTaatattcttttttaaactaaacattaGAGACATTTATCACTGAGTGGGTTCACAAATCTGTTTCTAAATATAAACTGAAGCATCATTACTTCACCTTCATGTTAATGATCCGAGGTGATTTGGGTAACGTGACCTTTGTAAGTGAAGCCTCAGATCTGTCATCATCCCTAATGATTTGTTTCTGTGCTCAGCAATGAGAACAAGACAGGGTTACTTAACCCTAATACCTTTGTAAATACTCTTATTTCAAACCATCTGCTCAGAGGCAGATACTGGGAATGTTGGGCTGAGGATCAAACgcagcagaggaggatggaAGCGGAGCGAAACGGACCAGAGTGGCATTGCAATCCAGAGCCGAGCTCCAGCCTCTTATGGGGAATCGGGATTGACATGTGTCCAAATCAGATTTGAAGAGAATCCGGGTTCCAGAGAATTTCCAGACGTTTATAAAACTGCCTTCCATTTACAAGAATGTTAGAAACGGACGGTTTTTACTAATTAGTcctgattttttatttctctcgttttcttttgatttcatgCGGTTGCACTGCTTTGTGTGTTAAAGAGTATTGTGTACCTTTAGGGAAGTGCTCACAAGAGCTGCTTAATTCAAAGCTGGTTTAGTAGCTCAGCCAGACGGCTCTAAAGGGCTCCACAGAAATCCAATTGCAGACATAATGGGATTGCAAAACAAAAAACGGAGCTCCTCGTGCGGAGAGCGAAAGGCAAAGGAGACGCAGCACGTTATGAGGAACCATGTCGACATATAATGGAAACAAACAGCATGTATGTAGCTCGACCCCTTTAATGCCTTAACATGAATGGATGTAAATTCTGTGAAGTCAAAAAAAGGTAAATCAAAAACGAATGGCGATACAGAAGAAGGCTGAAATGTTTCCTTCAGCTATAAAAGCACTCAGGAGTTCGGCTCTTTGTTCAATTGTGCCTCAGGTTCAGGTTTACATGTCGACATTTCTATGTCTTGAAATATTCcgtggaagagaaaaaaagtgttGGATAATCAGAGTATTtgcaggaagagaagaagaaaaggaggggAAAGCGCTcggggaaataaaaagaaggtCATGCAAAGGATCAAATGATATACAGTAGACaataattgataaataaaaaaatacaaagactaattttttaaattcttcattggaaaacaaatgcagataacAGAGGCTTTCCAACTGTGACAACATATATCTGACAAAATAAAGGGTGATTCCCCTTCCATAAGATTTTATATAgacatattatatatacacacacatagaatatGTCTGTGGTTTTGATATTTACACATTGATGCTGTAATaacaaacatcaacacataTTGAATGTAAATATCATCACATACTGTAAACAAAGCAAAGTATCATCCCTCAGCCTCTTGGCTTGAAAATACCATCCCATTCAGTTTATATTGGAGTTATTTTTGATCTCATTACACAAAGCATGAACACACTTTACTGTACATCCCTGTCAGGTTTCATTCCTTCGCcaa
This region includes:
- the hdhd3 gene encoding haloacid dehalogenase-like hydrolase domain-containing protein 3, which produces MRVPLRWLLWDVKDTLLKVRSSVGEQYCREAERMGLSLSPVEVEAAFRQVYRGYSSRYPNYGITQGLDGQSWWMGVVRDTFSQCRVQDPALLNTLAQNLYYNFCNAENWEVFPDSKKALESCSSLGLKLGVVSNFDCRLESILRVCGLRSYFSFLITSEEAGVAKPNPVIFDQALQKCGVAAASVAHVGDHYVNDYLCPRSVGIHGILLDRHNKQNQPDVPPEHRLSSLEELLSRLQQHMD